GTGTCAAGTACTTGTGGGAGAATTTTAAAGTCCCTTATTTTGTATTGTTTTAGCTCCAATTTTGATAGCGTTTTCACGCCTATGTCTTTGCGCATGTTGATGCTATTTTGCTTTTTAAATTCCTCTCAATCCTTTTAAGGCATCTGTAACTGGTTTTCCTAAAGCCTGTTTTAAATAACCCATGTTGTTACGCGTTGCTTCTGCAGCACTGTCTCTTAGCCTCTCTACAAAGTGTTTAGGCGGCTTTTCTTTTTTGTTTTCCTGTGTTAATTCCTCTGTCTGCTCAAGTATCCCTTGTAGCGTTTTAATCTCCAGTTTATCTTTCAAAGCAACCATAATATCAATGAATTTATCAAGTCCTTTATCACTCCAGCTACGCCCGTTTTTAAGCCGTTTAGCGAAAACGCTCATTGTTCCTTCCGCGCTCCCCATTGGACGAAATCCTGTTGTGTCTATGCCCTTTTCTTTTAATTTTTTGCGATAATCTCCCAGCGCTTCCGGATATTGAGAAAGCTGTGCTATTAGCTCTTCCAGCCGTTCTTCCTTCTTTTCATTATCAAGCGTTCCTACAGCGCTATTTAACTCCACCATGAAACCTTCCCAGTCATATTTTGCTAGTTTCTTCCGAATGGAACGATATCTTGAATGATCCCGAAATATACGTTGCACATCCCGGGCAACATGAAAACGATCAATGACAAAAGTCGCATTATGACGGAAATAATCTCGGCAGGATGTGATCCACTTTGCTCCATCTCCATTGATAACGAGATGATGTTTGGTAGGATCGTACTCGTAAGTCGTCATTAAATACTGTTCGAATTCCTCCCAAAACGGCTGTTTCCCTTCATGAATAAAATGTCGCTTTTCCATTAGTTTTGCCCGTTTACCATTCATTTCCCAACCCTGGTGTACACTGGCTATCTTAATTTCTCTGCCTTTTTTATTTTTCTCCTGACTTTTCGTATAAAGCCCGTCAACCTCCACAAATACAACATCATTCACAAGTGATACGGATTCTTCCGGAACTACCTCCGTATTCAAAAGCTGTTGACGTATGCCTTCATGACTAATCACAGGATATCCCAAAAGCTTCTCCATCGCCTTACCAGCCTGTCGATAGGAAACGCCTGTCACAGCCAGTTCAATAGCCAAATCCTGCACCATTGGACTCATTCCTTTTGTACCGTCAAAGGATAAATATTGATCCAATAAATAGACGTAGGCTCCGGTTTCCCTATCCTGATAATAATTTCTTTTCAGTTCCACTTGTCCAAAGACTGATTGAAACTTTAATGTTCTTTTATCCTTGTAATAAAATCGTTGTTTATCCCTTCCCTTAGCAATTGCCTCATCTAATTCCTTAAGGGTCTTTGCCATCTCCTGGGAAAAGCTTTCCTGCAAAGCACGATATGTAATTTTTTCTAATTCTTTCATAGTTAGCGTAGATATGATATCTTTCATTTGAGGACCTCTTTCTATAGTTGTTGTTGTAGGAAACTTAACTATACAAAAGAAGGTCCTTTTTTTCATTAAAAATGTCTTAAAAGACTACCGCGCTCCGCTTGCTGGCCTCATTTTTGGTGTTGAAGTCTTACGACTTCAACACCAAAAATGAGGTATATGTTCTCCCATAAACATTTTACTCTAACTTCCACTTCCTTTAAAAAAATCCGTTATTTTTTAGAAAAGCCTGGTTAATTCCATCTTTTTGATTGGTGTCTATCTGATTAAGCATATTATGAACATGTTTTGCGAGCATATCACATTCAATATTCACCATATCGCCCTCTTCTTTCCCGCCAAGAATCGTTTCCGATACAGTATGTGGGATAAGTGATAGCGTAAATGTATTTTGCCCAACATCGAATACAGTCAGGCTGATACCATCAACGGCAACCGATCCTTTCAACATCAGATATTTCATCAGTTCTTCCGGAATTTCAATATCATAATAAATGGCATTTTCCTGTTTTTGTTTTCGGGTAATTTTGCCGACGCCATCGACATGTCCTGAAACGAAATGACCACCAAAACGTCCATTTGCTGCCATCGAGCGTTCCAGATTTACTTCAGACCCTTCCGTTAACGCATTTAAGGAAGTCGCCTTGATTGTTTCCGGCATGACATCCACCTGGAATTCGTTTGCTGAATGATCCGTGACAGTCAGGCAAATCCCATTGACCGAAATACTGTCACCAACATGAACATCTTCCAGTACTTTCGTCGAACCAATTGTCATTTCCACCGACTGCTCGGAAACGTGGTTCATATTATTGACGATACCTTTTTCCTCAATTATTCCTGTGAACATCTGAATCGTCCTTTCGCGGGTCCGCAATAATCTTAATAT
The genomic region above belongs to Virgibacillus doumboii and contains:
- the ribE gene encoding riboflavin synthase; this translates as MFTGIIEEKGIVNNMNHVSEQSVEMTIGSTKVLEDVHVGDSISVNGICLTVTDHSANEFQVDVMPETIKATSLNALTEGSEVNLERSMAANGRFGGHFVSGHVDGVGKITRKQKQENAIYYDIEIPEELMKYLMLKGSVAVDGISLTVFDVGQNTFTLSLIPHTVSETILGGKEEGDMVNIECDMLAKHVHNMLNQIDTNQKDGINQAFLKNNGFF
- a CDS encoding ISLre2 family transposase: MKDIISTLTMKELEKITYRALQESFSQEMAKTLKELDEAIAKGRDKQRFYYKDKRTLKFQSVFGQVELKRNYYQDRETGAYVYLLDQYLSFDGTKGMSPMVQDLAIELAVTGVSYRQAGKAMEKLLGYPVISHEGIRQQLLNTEVVPEESVSLVNDVVFVEVDGLYTKSQEKNKKGREIKIASVHQGWEMNGKRAKLMEKRHFIHEGKQPFWEEFEQYLMTTYEYDPTKHHLVINGDGAKWITSCRDYFRHNATFVIDRFHVARDVQRIFRDHSRYRSIRKKLAKYDWEGFMVELNSAVGTLDNEKKEERLEELIAQLSQYPEALGDYRKKLKEKGIDTTGFRPMGSAEGTMSVFAKRLKNGRSWSDKGLDKFIDIMVALKDKLEIKTLQGILEQTEELTQENKKEKPPKHFVERLRDSAAEATRNNMGYLKQALGKPVTDALKGLRGI